Proteins encoded within one genomic window of candidate division WOR-3 bacterium:
- the hydF gene encoding [FeFe] hydrogenase H-cluster maturation GTPase HydF, with translation MQKAPKGERIIIVLLGRRNVGKSSLINALVGQEIALVSDIPGTTTDPVDKHYELLPLGPVTFYDTAGLDDVGELGEMRIKATKRVLMKADLALLVTDEKGLGEEEFKIIGELEEKKIPFIVVFNKIDLGAPREEDINFCTSKGIPFALVSANRGDGIDRLKDLIIKVAPDYLKREQVLVGDLIKGGDIVLLVVPIDLAAPKGRLILPQVQVLRDILDNDAIGIIVKERELEEALQSLNKKPALVITDSQVILKVAGDVPKDIPLTTFSILFARYKSGALRTLVEGLKQIDKLKDGDKVLISEACSHHVQADDIGRVKIPRWISQYTGKDIKFDVISGGDFPENLEDYKLVIHCGACMLTPTEMRRRMIESLRRGVPITNYGVTICKVQGVLERVLEPFEKGGL, from the coding sequence ATGCAAAAGGCTCCTAAGGGAGAGAGGATTATCATTGTCTTGTTGGGCAGGAGGAATGTGGGTAAATCGAGTTTGATCAATGCCCTTGTAGGTCAAGAAATTGCCTTAGTATCTGATATCCCGGGTACTACCACTGACCCTGTTGATAAACATTATGAACTCCTGCCCCTTGGCCCCGTTACTTTTTATGATACCGCGGGGCTTGATGACGTCGGCGAATTGGGGGAAATGAGGATTAAAGCAACAAAGAGAGTTTTAATGAAGGCGGATCTGGCTCTTCTTGTCACAGACGAAAAAGGGCTTGGCGAAGAAGAATTTAAAATCATTGGTGAGCTTGAGGAAAAGAAGATACCCTTTATTGTGGTCTTCAACAAAATTGATTTGGGTGCTCCACGGGAGGAAGATATTAACTTTTGCACTTCAAAAGGCATTCCCTTTGCATTAGTTTCAGCAAATAGGGGAGATGGTATTGATAGACTCAAGGATTTGATAATTAAAGTGGCCCCTGATTATTTAAAAAGGGAACAGGTGCTGGTTGGAGATCTAATTAAAGGCGGAGATATTGTCCTCTTAGTGGTTCCCATTGACCTTGCAGCTCCAAAGGGGAGGCTCATCCTCCCACAGGTCCAGGTTTTGAGAGACATTCTTGATAACGACGCAATTGGCATTATCGTAAAGGAAAGGGAACTGGAAGAAGCCTTACAATCACTTAACAAAAAGCCGGCCCTTGTTATTACGGATTCTCAGGTGATTTTAAAAGTAGCGGGAGATGTCCCTAAGGATATTCCTCTAACTACTTTTTCTATCCTCTTTGCGAGGTATAAGAGTGGAGCTCTTAGAACCTTAGTGGAAGGGCTTAAGCAAATAGATAAATTGAAGGACGGCGATAAGGTTTTGATTTCTGAGGCATGCTCTCACCATGTTCAGGCTGATGACATTGGCCGGGTTAAGATACCGAGGTGGATCTCTCAATACACGGGCAAAGACATCAAATTTGACGTGATATCGGGGGGCGATTTTCCTGAGAATCTCGAAGACTATAAGCTGGTTATCCATTGCGGTGCCTGCATGTTGACTCCAACGGAGATGAGACGTAGAATGATAGAAAGCTTGAGGAGGGGCGTTCCTATAACAAACTATGGGGTAACCATTTGTAAGGTGCAGGGTGTATTGGAGAGAGTTTTGGAACCTTTTGAAAAAGGAGGTCTTTGA